A single window of Cryptococcus tetragattii IND107 chromosome 4 map unlocalized Ctg04, whole genome shotgun sequence DNA harbors:
- a CDS encoding protein disulfide-isomerase domain — MRLSISISAALLAFTSLVSASNVVDLDTTNFDQIIGQDKGALVEFYAPWCGHCKNLAPTYERLADAFPSNKIIIAKTDADGVGRELGSRFGVSGFPTLKWFPAGSLEPIPYSGARDLETLAAFVTKQSGVKSNIKPPPPPAYTELDVSNFDEIALNESKDVLVAFTAPWCGHCKNMKPAYEKVAKVFSSEPDVVIALMDADDAENKPVAQRYGVSSFPTIKFFPKGSKDPVAYDSGRTAEQFVDWINDKSGTHRSVSGLLSETAGRVLTLDNLASEFFSANVPERSDIVKKAQEAVITLDKKSRATADYYIKAMERITAKGEEWLAKEQARLANLLASPSLAPTKLDELKVKINILSAFAAQKAGEAYDSAEEILEGAWDSAKQIPIQAKDGLDQFADAVEEKAKRIRSDL, encoded by the exons ATGCGGCTCAGTATCTCAATCTCAGCggctcttcttgcttttaCCTCTTTGGTGTCCGCCAGCAACGTCGTGGATCTCGACACTACTAACTTTGACCAA ATTATTGGACAAGACAAGGGTGCCCTTGTCGAATT CTACGCACC ATGGTGTGGACACTGCAAGAACC TCGCTCCTACTTATGAGCGTCTTGCTGACGCTTTCCCTTCT AACAAGATTATCATTGCGAAGACTGATGCTGACGGTGTCGGACGGGAACTCGGTTCTCGATTCGGCGTCTCTGGTTTTCCCA CTCTCAAGTGGTTCCCTGCTGGCTCCCTTGAGCCCATACCTTACAGCGGCGCTCGAGACCTCGAAACCCTTGCTGCATT CGTTACCAAACAATCTGGCGTTAAGTCCAACATCAagcctcctccccctccagcTTACACCGAACTCGATGTTTCCAACTTTGACGAAATTGCCCTTAACGAGAGCAAGGATGTCCTTGTTGCCTTCACTGCTCCTTGG TGCGGTCACTGCAAGAACATGAAGCCTGCCTATGAAAAAGTCGCCAAggtcttctcctctgaGCCCGACGTCGTCATCGCCTTGATGGATGCCGATGATGCTGAGAACAAGCCTGTCGCTCAGAGGTACGGTGTTTCAAGCTTCCCTACTATCAAATTCTTCCCCAAGGGTTCCAAGGACCCTGTCGCCTATGACTCTGGTAGAACTGCCGAACAGTTTGTCGAC TGGATCAACGACAAGTCTGGCACTCACCGATCTGTCTCCGGTCTTCTTTCTGAGACTGCCGGTCGTGTCCTCACGCTTGACAACCTCGCTTCCGAGTTCTTCTCCGCCAATGTCCCTGAGCGTTCTGACATTGTCAAGAAGGCCCAGGAGGCCGTCATTACCCTCGACAAGAAGAGTAGGGCTACCGCCGATTACTATATCAAGGCTATGGAGAGGATTACCGCCAAGGGTGAAGAGTGGTTGGCCAAGGAACAAGCTCG ACTTGCCAACCTTCTCgcttccccttctctcgctcctACCAAGCTCGACGAGCTCAAGGTCAAGATTAACATTCTTTCCGCTTTCGCCGCCCAAAAGGCTGGTGAGGCTTACGACTCTGCCGAAGAGATCCTTGAGGGTGCTTGGGACTCTGCCAAGCAGATCCCTATCCAGGCGAAGGATGGTCTCGATCAGTTTGCCGATGCcgttgaggagaaggcaaAGAGGATTAGGTCTGATCTCTAA